One window of the Nicotiana tabacum cultivar K326 chromosome 4, ASM71507v2, whole genome shotgun sequence genome contains the following:
- the LOC107761063 gene encoding putative pentatricopeptide repeat-containing protein At2g01510 isoform X1 → MELLNFFLFGYPFSTMGNLRANNLWDAIRIFAKRFYCACSERIVDVPVDVRRIKTGFDPEISRLNFQLKDLVRTNQIVKARQLFDEMPCKNTCSVNMMVSGYVKSRNLSRARELFDSMLSRNEVSWTTMIGGYSQNNQPKEAFSLYTGMCRSGIKPDHITFATLLSGLDDTTTLKEVLQIHSHIIRSGFSSSLIVCNSLVDSYCKTCCLDIASRLFSEMSTKDSVSFNVMITGYTKYGFREEALELFMQMRNMGFQPSDFTFAAVLGLSAGSDDVTFGQQIHGFAIKTSYVWDIFVANALLDFYSKHDYIDFAKNLFDELPELDGVSYNIIITGYAWNGQYGKSFDLFKRLQCTTFDRKNFPFPTMLSIAATELNLAMGRQIHAQAVVTTADSEVQVGNALVDMYAKCEKFDEANRIFANLSYRSSVPWTALISICVQKGLHEEALKMFKDMNRENVHGDQATFASTLKASTSLASVSLGKQLHSSVIRLGLMSSVFSGSVLVDMYAKCGSMKDAIEVFKEMTDRNIVCWNALISAYAQNGDAEATFSSFRDMIESGLCPDSVSFLSVLTACSHRGLVEKALCYFNSMAQVYNLDARREHYATMIDVLCRSGRFNEAEKLISEMPFEPDEIMWSSVLNSCRIHKNQDLAKKAADQLFKMDALRDAAAYVNMSNIYAEAGKWENAAKVKKAMRERGVKKVTAYSWVEIDHRVHVFTANDGTHPQTEQIRRKIDSLVELMDKEGYKPDTSCTLQNVDEEMKIESLKYHSERLAIAFALISTPEGSPIIIMKNLRACVDCHAAIKVISKIVGREITVRDSSRFHHFRGGSCSCEDYW, encoded by the exons ATGGAACttctgaatttttttctttttggttatcCTTTCAGTACAATGGGAAATTTAAGAGCTAACAATCTTTGGGATGCAATTAGGATTTTTGCCAAGAGATTTTACTGTGCCTGCAG TGAACGTATTGTTGATGTTCCAGTAGATGTCCGCAGAATcaaaacgggttttgacccagaAATATCTCGCCTCAACTTCCAACTGAAGGATTTAGTAAGAACAAATCAAATTGTAAAAGCACGTCAACTGTTTGATGAAATGCCTTGCAAAAACACTTGCTCCGTGAACATGATGGTTTCGGGTTATGTGAAGTCACGTAATCTTTCTCGTGCGAGGGAGTTATTTGATAGCATGCTCTCTCGTAATGAAGTTTCATGGACTACGATGATTGGTGGTTACTCTCAGAACAATCAGCCTAAAGAGGCTTTTAGTCTATACACGGGGATGTGTAGGTCGGGAATTAAGCCGGATCATATCACCTTTGCAACTCTCTTGTCAGGTTTGGATGATACAACAACTTTAAAAGAAGTACTTCAgattcattcccatatcattagATCTGGATTTAGTTCAAGTCTTATTGTTTGCAACAGTTTGGTAGATTCGTACTGCAAAACTTGCTGCCTGGATATAGCGTCTCGACTCTTCAGTGAAATGTCAACTAAAGATTCTGTAAGCTTCAATGTTATGATAACAGGGTACACAAAATACGGTTTTCGTGAAGAAGCATTAGAGCTATTTATGCAAATGCGGAATATGGGTTTTCAGCCTTCAGATTTTACTTTCGCAGCAGTTCTAGGTCTGAGTGCTGGATCAGATGATGTTACTTTTGGCcaacaaattcatggatttgccATCAAGACCAGCTATGTCTGGGACATATTTGTTGCAAATGCATTGCTTGATTTCTACTCGAAGCATGACTATATAGATTTCGCGAAGAATCTCTTCGATGAGCTGCCCGAGTTAGATGGTGTTTCTTATAACATAATTATCACAGGTTATGCATGGAATGGGCAGTATGGGAAATCATTTGATCTCTTCAAAAGGCTACAGTGTACAACATTTGACAGAAAGAATTTTCCTTTTCCCACGATGTTGAGCATAGCTGCGACAGAATTAAATTTAGCAATGGGAAGGCAAATCCATGCACAGGCAGTTGTGACAACAGCTGATTCAGAAGTTCAAGTAGGAAATGCCCTTGTTGACATGTATGCAaagtgtgaaaaatttgatgaagCCAACAGAATATTTGCAAATCTGTCATACAGAAGCTCTGTTCCATGGACAGCCTTAATCTCAATATGTGTTCAAAAGGGTCTTCATGAGGAGGCACTCAAAATGTTCAAGGATATGAATAGAGAAAATGTTCATGGTGACCAGGCAACTTTTGCTAGCACTTTAAAAGCTTCAACAAGTTTGGCTTCAGTCTCTCTTGGGAAGCAATTACATTCTTCTGTGATCAGACTGGGATTGATGTCTAGTGTTTTTTCTGGCAGTGTTCTTGTAGACATGTATGCAAAATGTGGGTCCATGAAAGATGCAATTGAAGTTTTCAAAGAGATGACAGATAGGAATATAGTATGTTGGAATGCACTGATTTCGGCATATGCTCAAAATGGCGATGCTGAGGCCACATTTAGCTCCTTCAGGGATATGATTGAATCAGGTCTCTGTCCTGATTCTGTTAGTTTTCTCAGTGTCCTAACTGCCTGCAGCCACCGTGGGCTTGTCGAAAAGGCACTATGTTATTTTAATTCTATGGCGCAAGTATATAATCTTGACGCAAGGAGAGAACACTATGCAACAATGATTGATGTGTTATGTAGAAGTGGAAGATTCAATGAGGCAGAGAAGCTGATTTCTGAAATGCCATTTGAGCCGGATGAGATAATGTGGTCATCAGTTTTAAACTCATGCAGAATTCATAAGAATCAAGACCTTGCCAAAAAGGCTGCTGACCAACTTTTCAAGATGGATGCTCTTAGAGATGCTGCTGCTTATGTCAACATGTCCAACATCTATGCGGAAGCAGGCAAGTGGGAAAATGCGGCAAAAGTCAAGAAGGCTATGAGGGAAAGGGGAGTTAAAAAGGTCACTGCCTATAGCTGGGTTGAAATTGACCACAGAGTTCATGTATTCACTGCAAATGACGGAACCCATCCACAAACTGAGCAGATTAGAAGAAAAATTGACTCATTGGTTGAGCTAATGGACAAGGAAGGATACAAGCCTGATACAAGTTGTACGCTTCAAAATGTGGatgaagaaatgaaaatagaatCACTCAAATATCACAGTGAGAGGTTGGCCATTGCCTTTGCATTGATTAGTACTCCTGAAGGATCGCCCATTATCATTATGAAAAACTTGCGAGCGTGCGTAGATTGTCATGCTGCAATTAAAGTTATCTCTAAAATTGTTGGAAGGGAGATCACTGTGCGAGACTCAAGTAGGTTCCATCACTTTAGAGGTGGATCATGTTCATGTGAGGATTACTGGTGA
- the LOC107761063 gene encoding putative pentatricopeptide repeat-containing protein At2g01510 isoform X2: MGNLRANNLWDAIRIFAKRFYCACSERIVDVPVDVRRIKTGFDPEISRLNFQLKDLVRTNQIVKARQLFDEMPCKNTCSVNMMVSGYVKSRNLSRARELFDSMLSRNEVSWTTMIGGYSQNNQPKEAFSLYTGMCRSGIKPDHITFATLLSGLDDTTTLKEVLQIHSHIIRSGFSSSLIVCNSLVDSYCKTCCLDIASRLFSEMSTKDSVSFNVMITGYTKYGFREEALELFMQMRNMGFQPSDFTFAAVLGLSAGSDDVTFGQQIHGFAIKTSYVWDIFVANALLDFYSKHDYIDFAKNLFDELPELDGVSYNIIITGYAWNGQYGKSFDLFKRLQCTTFDRKNFPFPTMLSIAATELNLAMGRQIHAQAVVTTADSEVQVGNALVDMYAKCEKFDEANRIFANLSYRSSVPWTALISICVQKGLHEEALKMFKDMNRENVHGDQATFASTLKASTSLASVSLGKQLHSSVIRLGLMSSVFSGSVLVDMYAKCGSMKDAIEVFKEMTDRNIVCWNALISAYAQNGDAEATFSSFRDMIESGLCPDSVSFLSVLTACSHRGLVEKALCYFNSMAQVYNLDARREHYATMIDVLCRSGRFNEAEKLISEMPFEPDEIMWSSVLNSCRIHKNQDLAKKAADQLFKMDALRDAAAYVNMSNIYAEAGKWENAAKVKKAMRERGVKKVTAYSWVEIDHRVHVFTANDGTHPQTEQIRRKIDSLVELMDKEGYKPDTSCTLQNVDEEMKIESLKYHSERLAIAFALISTPEGSPIIIMKNLRACVDCHAAIKVISKIVGREITVRDSSRFHHFRGGSCSCEDYW; encoded by the exons ATGGGAAATTTAAGAGCTAACAATCTTTGGGATGCAATTAGGATTTTTGCCAAGAGATTTTACTGTGCCTGCAG TGAACGTATTGTTGATGTTCCAGTAGATGTCCGCAGAATcaaaacgggttttgacccagaAATATCTCGCCTCAACTTCCAACTGAAGGATTTAGTAAGAACAAATCAAATTGTAAAAGCACGTCAACTGTTTGATGAAATGCCTTGCAAAAACACTTGCTCCGTGAACATGATGGTTTCGGGTTATGTGAAGTCACGTAATCTTTCTCGTGCGAGGGAGTTATTTGATAGCATGCTCTCTCGTAATGAAGTTTCATGGACTACGATGATTGGTGGTTACTCTCAGAACAATCAGCCTAAAGAGGCTTTTAGTCTATACACGGGGATGTGTAGGTCGGGAATTAAGCCGGATCATATCACCTTTGCAACTCTCTTGTCAGGTTTGGATGATACAACAACTTTAAAAGAAGTACTTCAgattcattcccatatcattagATCTGGATTTAGTTCAAGTCTTATTGTTTGCAACAGTTTGGTAGATTCGTACTGCAAAACTTGCTGCCTGGATATAGCGTCTCGACTCTTCAGTGAAATGTCAACTAAAGATTCTGTAAGCTTCAATGTTATGATAACAGGGTACACAAAATACGGTTTTCGTGAAGAAGCATTAGAGCTATTTATGCAAATGCGGAATATGGGTTTTCAGCCTTCAGATTTTACTTTCGCAGCAGTTCTAGGTCTGAGTGCTGGATCAGATGATGTTACTTTTGGCcaacaaattcatggatttgccATCAAGACCAGCTATGTCTGGGACATATTTGTTGCAAATGCATTGCTTGATTTCTACTCGAAGCATGACTATATAGATTTCGCGAAGAATCTCTTCGATGAGCTGCCCGAGTTAGATGGTGTTTCTTATAACATAATTATCACAGGTTATGCATGGAATGGGCAGTATGGGAAATCATTTGATCTCTTCAAAAGGCTACAGTGTACAACATTTGACAGAAAGAATTTTCCTTTTCCCACGATGTTGAGCATAGCTGCGACAGAATTAAATTTAGCAATGGGAAGGCAAATCCATGCACAGGCAGTTGTGACAACAGCTGATTCAGAAGTTCAAGTAGGAAATGCCCTTGTTGACATGTATGCAaagtgtgaaaaatttgatgaagCCAACAGAATATTTGCAAATCTGTCATACAGAAGCTCTGTTCCATGGACAGCCTTAATCTCAATATGTGTTCAAAAGGGTCTTCATGAGGAGGCACTCAAAATGTTCAAGGATATGAATAGAGAAAATGTTCATGGTGACCAGGCAACTTTTGCTAGCACTTTAAAAGCTTCAACAAGTTTGGCTTCAGTCTCTCTTGGGAAGCAATTACATTCTTCTGTGATCAGACTGGGATTGATGTCTAGTGTTTTTTCTGGCAGTGTTCTTGTAGACATGTATGCAAAATGTGGGTCCATGAAAGATGCAATTGAAGTTTTCAAAGAGATGACAGATAGGAATATAGTATGTTGGAATGCACTGATTTCGGCATATGCTCAAAATGGCGATGCTGAGGCCACATTTAGCTCCTTCAGGGATATGATTGAATCAGGTCTCTGTCCTGATTCTGTTAGTTTTCTCAGTGTCCTAACTGCCTGCAGCCACCGTGGGCTTGTCGAAAAGGCACTATGTTATTTTAATTCTATGGCGCAAGTATATAATCTTGACGCAAGGAGAGAACACTATGCAACAATGATTGATGTGTTATGTAGAAGTGGAAGATTCAATGAGGCAGAGAAGCTGATTTCTGAAATGCCATTTGAGCCGGATGAGATAATGTGGTCATCAGTTTTAAACTCATGCAGAATTCATAAGAATCAAGACCTTGCCAAAAAGGCTGCTGACCAACTTTTCAAGATGGATGCTCTTAGAGATGCTGCTGCTTATGTCAACATGTCCAACATCTATGCGGAAGCAGGCAAGTGGGAAAATGCGGCAAAAGTCAAGAAGGCTATGAGGGAAAGGGGAGTTAAAAAGGTCACTGCCTATAGCTGGGTTGAAATTGACCACAGAGTTCATGTATTCACTGCAAATGACGGAACCCATCCACAAACTGAGCAGATTAGAAGAAAAATTGACTCATTGGTTGAGCTAATGGACAAGGAAGGATACAAGCCTGATACAAGTTGTACGCTTCAAAATGTGGatgaagaaatgaaaatagaatCACTCAAATATCACAGTGAGAGGTTGGCCATTGCCTTTGCATTGATTAGTACTCCTGAAGGATCGCCCATTATCATTATGAAAAACTTGCGAGCGTGCGTAGATTGTCATGCTGCAATTAAAGTTATCTCTAAAATTGTTGGAAGGGAGATCACTGTGCGAGACTCAAGTAGGTTCCATCACTTTAGAGGTGGATCATGTTCATGTGAGGATTACTGGTGA